The Elusimicrobiota bacterium genome contains the following window.
GCGAAGCCCCATAATTTCACCCTGGGAAGTCCAAGCGGAAATTTCTAAGGTATCAGGAACTGACCTTTTCTCAACTAAAAGGGAATGATACCGCGTAGCTTCAAAAGGATTTGATATCCCTTTAAAAATTGTTTTTCCGTCGTGATATATCAAGGACGTTTTCCCGTGCATAAGCTGTTTTGCCCTGACAATTTTTCCCCCGAAAGCTTCCCCTATGCATTGATGCCCGAGACAAACACCCAGAATCGGAATTTTTCCTGCGAACGTTTTAATAGTTTCAATTGAAATTCCTGCCTGCTTCGGATTCCCCGGTCCGGGAGATATAAGCAAATAGTCAGGATCTAATTCAGCAATTTCTTTTACAG
Protein-coding sequences here:
- a CDS encoding aminodeoxychorismate/anthranilate synthase component II is translated as MILVIDNYDSFVYNLVQYLGEWEKNIRVFRNDKISVKEIAELDPDYLLISPGPGNPKQAGISIETIKTFAGKIPILGVCLGHQCIGEAFGGKIVRAKQLMHGKTSLIYHDGKTIFKGISNPFEATRYHSLLVEKRSVPDTLEISAWTSQGEIMGLRHKKFLAEGVQFHPESILTIEGKKILSNFLRLKK